In Anthonomus grandis grandis chromosome 5, icAntGran1.3, whole genome shotgun sequence, the following are encoded in one genomic region:
- the LOC126736193 gene encoding uncharacterized protein LOC126736193 isoform X2 translates to MFSMMKSNMDIQLVFEPYGCCTYIVNYINKSQRGVSDILMKTMEEIKKGNLDVKGKLKSLAAAFLNASEVSAQEAAYSVLQLPMHDTCTSYVYIHTNPIRERTKMLKPLAQLKEMDNDDPNIYCDGLIEHYEQRPDEMENICLAEFAAYYDFFKKQAETKANGLPLKDGSGVLVKRGHAKILAYRSYGLQQDPLNYYREQIMLYIPWRNEVDEVENENIDQQTIYKDRYQEIVANRQKFNVLDEQVIDEALKLAEDRSNQLDDGGFGGEIDDEFMPYGLDNPIYDPFNHIIDKKDDEAPVKHIAFPTPHQISDSEYEALISKLNHKQYQFLNVVQDSLIEGETFYCTLSGPAGTGKSHLITAITQSLLRHFNSIPGNNPESLKVLLCAPTGKAAFNIGGITLHAALSLPVSQYGEELIPLHHDTVNTIYCNLYDLKLIIIDEYSMVGARLFDHINSRLQQIFKSDAIFGNISIILCGDNRQLPPVRDMYIFCPVKTNPYKELCGTYLWDHFKYFELSEIMRQSEDKSFAVALNNMAFGKMTDEDVQLIKSREVDSIDQIPEDTMHLFCTNAEVDAFNEMKLSTFKTERAVSQARDVIKGSCSERLKNLFLEHAKSLKKGESFGLMLNLILQVDAKYMISMNVDTSDGIVNGATGILRQIDYDRSKIPFRVWMEFFDSKSGQECRKRNESLRKSMGVLYTWTPIERAARAVKIQKGSNVHVERLQFPLVISEGITIHKSQGATYKQVAVHIGNRMTRTSTYVACSRATKLSGLYIIGN, encoded by the exons ATGTTCTCCATGATGAAGAGCAACATGGATattcaattagtttttgagcCATATGGTTGTTGCACCTACATAGTCAACTATATCAATAAGTCCCAAAGAGGTGTgtctgatattttaatgaagactatggaagaaattaaaaaaggtaatttagatGTTAAGGGCAAACTTAAATCTCTTGCAGCAGCTTTCTTAAATGCGAGCGAAGTAAGTGCCCAGGAAGCCGCCTACAGCGTGTTACAACTACCGATGCATGACACCTGTACCTCCTATGTATACATCCATACAAATCCAATCAGGGAAAGGACAAAAATGTTGAAACCATTAGcacaacttaaagaaatggacAATGACGATCCCAATATTTATTGTGATGGTCTTATAGAACACTATGAACAGCGGCCTGATGAGATGGAAAACATATGTTTGGCTGAGTTTGCGGCCTATTAtgatttctttaagaaacaaGCAGAAACAAAGGCTAATGGTTTACCCTTAAAAGATGGAAGTGGCGTTTTAGTTAAAAGGGGTCATGCTAAAATTTTAGCCTACCGTAGTTATGGACTTCAGCAAGACCCTCTTAACTATTATAGGGAACAAATAATGCTATACATCCCATGGCGAAATGAAGTGGATGAAGTTGAAAATGAGAACATTGATCAACAGACCATATACAAAGATCGATACCAAGAGATTGTTGCAAATCGACAAAAGTTCAATGTCTTAGATGAACAGGTAATCGACGAAGCTCTGAAACTTGCCGAAGACCGATCAAATCAATTAGACGATGGTGGATTCGGTGGAGAAATAGATGATGAGTTTATGCCTTATGGACTAGACAACCCCATTTATGATCCATTCAATCACATCATCGATAAAAAAGACGACGAAGCGCCAGTAAAACATATCGCTTTCCCAACGCCTCATCAGATAAGCGATTCAGAGTATGAAGCCCTCATAAGCAAACTGAATCACAAGCAGTATCAGTTCCTTAATGTCGTGCAAGACAGTCTAATTGAAGGGGAAACTTTCTACTGCACACTTAGTGGTCCAGCAGGTACAGGCAAAAGTCACCTGATTACGGCAATAACCCAGTCGTTATTGCGCCATTTCAACTCAATACCGGGAAATAATCCTGAAAGTTTAAAAGTGTTACTTTGTGCGCCTACAGGTAAAGCGGCATTTAATATCGGGGGTATAACCTTACATGCGGCATTATCGTTACCCGTTAGTCAGTATGGTGAAGAACTAATTCCTTTACACCATGACACCgttaatactatatattgtaatttgtatgacttaaaattaattatcataGATGAATATTCCATGGTTGGCGCCAGATTGTTTGACCATATTAACAGTAGATTGCAGCAAATCTTTAAATCTGACGCcatctttggaaatatttcaataattttatgcgGCGATAATCGTCAATTACCCCCAGTAAgggatatgtatattttttgcccAGTAAAAACAAATCCGTATAAAGAATTATGCGGAACGTATCTGTgggatcattttaaatattttgaactttcagAAATAATGAGACAGAGTGAAGATAAGTCTTTTGCAGTTGCCCTCAATAATATGGCGTTTGGTAAAATGACCGACGAAGATGTGCAATTGATCAAGTCCAGGGAAGTCGACAGTATTGACCAAATTCCTGAAGACACTATGCATTTATTTTGCACCAATGCAGAAGTAGATGCATTCAATGAAATGAAACTGTCTACATTTAAAACCGAGCGAGCCGTAAGTCAAGCCAGAGACGTTATCAAAGGGAGTTGCTCAGAAcgactaaaaaatttatttctggaacacgcaaaaagcttaaaaaagggGGAGAGTTTTGgcctaatgttaaatttaatattgcaggTAGATGCCAAATATATGATTTCAATGAATGTGGACACCAGTGATGGAATAGTGAATGGTGCAACAGGCATCCTACGTCAAATAGACTATGACCGAAGTAAAATTCCATTCAGAGTGTGGATGGAGTTCTTCGATTCCAAGTCAGGCCAGGAATGCCGCAAGAGAAACGAATCCCTTAGGAAGTCTATGGGTGTGTTATACACTTGGACGCCCATAGAAAGAGCTGCCAGAGctgttaaaattcaaaaaggcAGCAATGTTCACGTTGAGCGTCTTCAGTTTCCTCTTGTAATCAGTGAAGGAATTACAATCCACAAGAGTCAAGGTGCCACCTACAAACAGGTGGCTGTTCACATTGGAAATCGCATGACGAGAACCAGTACCTATGTTGCTTGTAGTCGGGCCACAAAGCTAAGTGGCCTCTACATCATTG gAAATTAA
- the LOC126736193 gene encoding uncharacterized protein LOC126736193 isoform X1 encodes MFSMMKSNMDIQLVFEPYGCCTYIVNYINKSQRGVSDILMKTMEEIKKGNLDVKGKLKSLAAAFLNASEVSAQEAAYSVLQLPMHDTCTSYVYIHTNPIRERTKMLKPLAQLKEMDNDDPNIYCDGLIEHYEQRPDEMENICLAEFAAYYDFFKKQAETKANGLPLKDGSGVLVKRGHAKILAYRSYGLQQDPLNYYREQIMLYIPWRNEVDEVENENIDQQTIYKDRYQEIVANRQKFNVLDEQVIDEALKLAEDRSNQLDDGGFGGEIDDEFMPYGLDNPIYDPFNHIIDKKDDEAPVKHIAFPTPHQISDSEYEALISKLNHKQYQFLNVVQDSLIEGETFYCTLSGPAGTGKSHLITAITQSLLRHFNSIPGNNPESLKVLLCAPTGKAAFNIGGITLHAALSLPVSQYGEELIPLHHDTVNTIYCNLYDLKLIIIDEYSMVGARLFDHINSRLQQIFKSDAIFGNISIILCGDNRQLPPVRDMYIFCPVKTNPYKELCGTYLWDHFKYFELSEIMRQSEDKSFAVALNNMAFGKMTDEDVQLIKSREVDSIDQIPEDTMHLFCTNAEVDAFNEMKLSTFKTERAVSQARDVIKGSCSERLKNLFLEHAKSLKKGESFGLMLNLILQVDAKYMISMNVDTSDGIVNGATGILRQIDYDRSKIPFRVWMEFFDSKSGQECRKRNESLRKSMGVLYTWTPIERAARAVKIQKGSNVHVERLQFPLVISEGITIHKSQGATYKQVAVHIGNRMTRTSTYVACSRATKLSGLYIIGKFKAPKPATEKDAAYKELVNMQENKLITSRYDTQYLNDSNVKYIIAYQNVQSLPKNFNFIKNNPIFKDAHFLIFVETWLFKKKQNLKINDFEVFANLNNDQTVSKPFGIICFKKKNVSAKIKSVKKYTKDFCGIVFQAITFYLNEIYVIAVYIPPKLSIAHAKFCLEEIIDQQSDILIIGDFNQDIINQNENGLKNCLISKGLSCKLSVGESTTKSKTQIDWLFSNFNNLSYNIYNTVYSHHKSLVVSIYDKGFIPKQVKNVDKNKQSTKGSTELKFNTKQMQILPTQNSLGISTYQSVEDNNDNMVVDISSDDENNPNLFTKPPALLNTDMVSCYANSIVQSFLCLPEFRFSISKRNTALNSILNDIMLTKINSTLKVRQLVSGRNGENFAVNQQMDAQSFCQSLIRRLDADDFSIFIKANGHELLNCQNCNINMNENEQIIYTHFLYFPENCGNLIDFNSMLMLKDSDRLCLYCNNNLKTRSVVICHKYLVVCLQRIGPQGNKINTKFYNFASESVILDDQIFRVKSVVKHHGNTIGSGHYTSIVNYNDQWWKCDDNRITRISGFDNTLEDVYLLLLEKC; translated from the coding sequence ATGTTCTCCATGATGAAGAGCAACATGGATattcaattagtttttgagcCATATGGTTGTTGCACCTACATAGTCAACTATATCAATAAGTCCCAAAGAGGTGTgtctgatattttaatgaagactatggaagaaattaaaaaaggtaatttagatGTTAAGGGCAAACTTAAATCTCTTGCAGCAGCTTTCTTAAATGCGAGCGAAGTAAGTGCCCAGGAAGCCGCCTACAGCGTGTTACAACTACCGATGCATGACACCTGTACCTCCTATGTATACATCCATACAAATCCAATCAGGGAAAGGACAAAAATGTTGAAACCATTAGcacaacttaaagaaatggacAATGACGATCCCAATATTTATTGTGATGGTCTTATAGAACACTATGAACAGCGGCCTGATGAGATGGAAAACATATGTTTGGCTGAGTTTGCGGCCTATTAtgatttctttaagaaacaaGCAGAAACAAAGGCTAATGGTTTACCCTTAAAAGATGGAAGTGGCGTTTTAGTTAAAAGGGGTCATGCTAAAATTTTAGCCTACCGTAGTTATGGACTTCAGCAAGACCCTCTTAACTATTATAGGGAACAAATAATGCTATACATCCCATGGCGAAATGAAGTGGATGAAGTTGAAAATGAGAACATTGATCAACAGACCATATACAAAGATCGATACCAAGAGATTGTTGCAAATCGACAAAAGTTCAATGTCTTAGATGAACAGGTAATCGACGAAGCTCTGAAACTTGCCGAAGACCGATCAAATCAATTAGACGATGGTGGATTCGGTGGAGAAATAGATGATGAGTTTATGCCTTATGGACTAGACAACCCCATTTATGATCCATTCAATCACATCATCGATAAAAAAGACGACGAAGCGCCAGTAAAACATATCGCTTTCCCAACGCCTCATCAGATAAGCGATTCAGAGTATGAAGCCCTCATAAGCAAACTGAATCACAAGCAGTATCAGTTCCTTAATGTCGTGCAAGACAGTCTAATTGAAGGGGAAACTTTCTACTGCACACTTAGTGGTCCAGCAGGTACAGGCAAAAGTCACCTGATTACGGCAATAACCCAGTCGTTATTGCGCCATTTCAACTCAATACCGGGAAATAATCCTGAAAGTTTAAAAGTGTTACTTTGTGCGCCTACAGGTAAAGCGGCATTTAATATCGGGGGTATAACCTTACATGCGGCATTATCGTTACCCGTTAGTCAGTATGGTGAAGAACTAATTCCTTTACACCATGACACCgttaatactatatattgtaatttgtatgacttaaaattaattatcataGATGAATATTCCATGGTTGGCGCCAGATTGTTTGACCATATTAACAGTAGATTGCAGCAAATCTTTAAATCTGACGCcatctttggaaatatttcaataattttatgcgGCGATAATCGTCAATTACCCCCAGTAAgggatatgtatattttttgcccAGTAAAAACAAATCCGTATAAAGAATTATGCGGAACGTATCTGTgggatcattttaaatattttgaactttcagAAATAATGAGACAGAGTGAAGATAAGTCTTTTGCAGTTGCCCTCAATAATATGGCGTTTGGTAAAATGACCGACGAAGATGTGCAATTGATCAAGTCCAGGGAAGTCGACAGTATTGACCAAATTCCTGAAGACACTATGCATTTATTTTGCACCAATGCAGAAGTAGATGCATTCAATGAAATGAAACTGTCTACATTTAAAACCGAGCGAGCCGTAAGTCAAGCCAGAGACGTTATCAAAGGGAGTTGCTCAGAAcgactaaaaaatttatttctggaacacgcaaaaagcttaaaaaagggGGAGAGTTTTGgcctaatgttaaatttaatattgcaggTAGATGCCAAATATATGATTTCAATGAATGTGGACACCAGTGATGGAATAGTGAATGGTGCAACAGGCATCCTACGTCAAATAGACTATGACCGAAGTAAAATTCCATTCAGAGTGTGGATGGAGTTCTTCGATTCCAAGTCAGGCCAGGAATGCCGCAAGAGAAACGAATCCCTTAGGAAGTCTATGGGTGTGTTATACACTTGGACGCCCATAGAAAGAGCTGCCAGAGctgttaaaattcaaaaaggcAGCAATGTTCACGTTGAGCGTCTTCAGTTTCCTCTTGTAATCAGTGAAGGAATTACAATCCACAAGAGTCAAGGTGCCACCTACAAACAGGTGGCTGTTCACATTGGAAATCGCATGACGAGAACCAGTACCTATGTTGCTTGTAGTCGGGCCACAAAGCTAAGTGGCCTCTACATCATTGGTAAGTTTAAGGCCCCTAAACCGGCAACCGAAAAGGATGCTGCTTATAAAGAACTggtaaatatgcaagaaaacaaACTTATAACATCCAGGTATGACACTCAGTATCTTAATGATTCTAATGTCAAATACATTATTGCTTATCAAAATGTGCAAAGTctaccaaaaaattttaattttataaaaaataatcccatTTTTAAAGACGcacatttcctaatttttgttgaaacctggttatttaaaaagaaacaaaatttaaaaataaatgattttgaagTGTTTGCCAACCTGAATAACGATCAAACTGTAAGTAAACCCTTTGGCATAatttgtttcaagaaaaaaaatgtatcagcaAAAATAAAGTCAGTGAAAAAATACACCAAAGATTTCTGTGGTATAGTGTTTCAAGCAATCACATTTTACTTGAATGAAATTTATGTCATAGCAGTTTATATTCCCCCAAAATTGAGCATTGCACATGCTAAATTTTGTTTGGAAGAGATTATTGATCAACAAAGTGATATCCTAATCATCGGtgattttaatcaagatattatcaatcaaaatgaaaatggtttgaaaaattgtttaatatctaAAGGTTTAAGTTGCAAATTGAGTGTTGGCGAATCAactacaaaatcaaaaactcaaattgattggctttttagtaattttaataatttgagttacaATATTTACAATACTGTGTATAGTCACCATAAATCACTAGTGGTTAGTATTTATGATAAAGGTTTTATTCCCAAGCAGGTAAAAAAcgttgataaaaataaacaatctacAAAAGGCTCTActgaactaaaatttaataccaagcaaatgcaaattttaccaacacaaaattcATTGGGTATCTCTACTTACCAAAGTGTAGAAGATAATAATGACAATATGGTAGTAGATATTAGTTCAGATGACGAAAACAACCCCAACTTATTTACTAAACCGCCTGCTTTATTAAATACCGATATGGTATCATGTTATGCAAATAGCATCGTAcagtcatttttatgtttacctGAATTTCGCTTTTCCATTTCAAAGCGAAATACAGCGCTAAACAGTATTCTAAATGATATTATGCTGACCAAAATTAATTCCACATTAAAAGTTCGACAATTGGTGTCTGGTCGAAATGGTGAAAATTTTGCTGTAAATCAACAAATGGACGCTCAATCATTTTGTCAATCTTTAATCAGAAGATTAGATGCAGATGATTTTAGCATTTTCATAAAAGCTAATGGTcatgaacttttaaattgtcaaaactgtaatattaatatgaatgaaaatgaacaaataatatacactcattttctttattttcctgaaaactgtggcaatttaattgattttaattcaatGTTAATGCTAAAAGACTCTGATAGATTATGCCTATACTGTAACAATAATCTAAAAACACGCTCAGTGGTTATATGCCATAAATATTTGGTAGTATGTCTTCAGAGAATTGGCCCTCAAGGGAATAagataaataccaaattttacaattttgccTCTGAAAGTGTTATTTTGGATGATCAAATATTCCGAGTAAAAAGTGTTGTTAAGCATCATGGAAACACCATTGGATCTGGTCATTATACATCTATAGTTAATTATAACGATCAATGGTGGAAATGTGATGATAATCGCATAACTAGAATATCTGGGTTTGATAACACTTTAGAAGATGTATACTTATTGCTCTTagaaaaatgctaa
- the LOC126736196 gene encoding sporozoite surface protein 2-like, which translates to MNVDEIAESLEALMECGPSEPGERKPNPTQTNPTQPNPNKPNPSQPNPNQPNPSQPNPNQPTQIHPNPTQPNNQENYNNRWRQRGKGNWKRKRLERREQSVLNTQKVLLSVVTDAMASVASAVLKHTGATTSGYQWRGGSRRGRGRGRGRGRVE; encoded by the exons ATGAACGTAGACGAAATTGCCGAAAGTTTGGAGGCACTCATGGAGTGTGGACCG TCAGAACCTGGGGAGAGAAAACCGAACCCAACCCAaactaacccaacccaacccaacccgaaTAAACCCAACCCAAGCCAGCCCAACCcgaaccaacccaacccaagccAGCCCAACCCGAACCAACCCACCCAAATCcaccccaacccaacccaacccaataaTC aGGAAAACTACAATAATAGGTGGAGGCAAAGGGGAAAAGGGAATTGGAAAAGAAAAAGGCTAGAGCGGAGGGAACAATCGGTTCTAAATACACAAA aagtattACTGTCGGTAGTAACCGACGCCATGGCCTCGGTGGCCTCCGCCGTGCTGAAGCACACGGGGGCCACTACAAGCGGGTACCAGTGGCGAGGGGGCTCGAGGAGGGGCCGAGGTCGTGGCAGGGGAAGGGGGAGGGTAGAGtag